One Engystomops pustulosus chromosome 11, aEngPut4.maternal, whole genome shotgun sequence DNA window includes the following coding sequences:
- the BTBD18 gene encoding BTB/POZ domain-containing protein 18 gives MASLRFSYCNPRLLRSVFSQLQHQQRAGLFCDVTLQGDGEGIDVHSCVVAACSPYLSKLLLSPSKIPQVSETTILSKKRVLRLSGISSLHLFPLVRYMYTSELDVAPRDVGGVLSAAQKLQIAEVEQLQLERGRLVRVKSEKRLNRRCLDTKTLSQFATCNPSKIQGAVQSRTHTDIDVSSANVSDIEQSNESSMKMETSKCCASEMVLNSSDVLSGGSSPRDLVNSHSYIECVPSSHDVLQYTHCNESPPEEVPLGDHKIQSAESSRVLLENDLVNRDLVPDDKQNLQSDLIECKLKGSSDYVPNNSQGLVGQPVHADDLLYSIESTKTLPEDIGQSQETEPRTESNEALVENNPKGQETQDNLHKGSTITFHEQNKSNGEAKPRQSQQSGCDGKPEIDLLNGKSGDIKREETTSDSPELLKFRAPNNNKNTDPSFPDITEKQNTVHSKKPCLAKYGMDTTQASEKCYEPSYCYWHNLKHKDELLQDESETPKVNANHSMSCISLDSLERACSDLVNEMHNEDLTSITQHEPDAVEHKGLMSRTHGELYTSLAIGKSKAETKKRPYNFDDSENGSIKRTKTSDGPSREHESLHIISPCNENFTVLEEQVKEMLCATRSMSPDLDVGDDRLPVFLGECVRPDLSSDSDTDVDILS, from the coding sequence GTGAGGGCATTGATGTCCACTCCTGTGTCGTTGCAGCATGCAGCCCATACTTGTCCAAGTTGCTTTTGTCTCCTTCCAAAATACCACAAGTTTCTGAAACCACAATATTATCTAAGAAACGTGTTCTCCGGCTTTCTGGAATCAGCAGTCTTCACCTATTTCCTCTTGTCCGCTACATGTACACCTCGGAACTAGACGTTGCACCAAGAGATGTCGGCGGGGTTCTCAGCGCAGCTCAGAAATTACAAATAGCGGAAGTGGAGCAGCTACAATTGGAAAGGGGTCGATTAGTGAGGGTTAAATCTGAGAAAAGACTGAACAGGAGATGTCTTGATACCAAAACGCTTTCTCAATTTGCAACGTGTAATCCGTCTAAAATCCAAGGAGCTGTACAGTCCCGTACACATACTGACATCGATGTAAGTAGTGCAAATGTCTCAGACATTGAGCAAAGTAACGAAAGCTCAATGAAGATGGAGACGAGCAAGTGTTGTGCATCAGAGATGGTCTTAAACAGTTCTGATGTCTTAAGTGGGGGAAGCTCCCCGAGAGATTTGGTGAACAGTCATAGTTACATTGAGTGTGTGCCAAGCAGCCATGACGTGCTACAGTATACACACTGTAACGAGAGCCCTCCGGAGGAAGTCCCACTTGGTGACCACAAGATTCAATCTGCAGAAAGCAGCCGGGTCTTACTAGAGAATGATCTAGTTAATCGGGATCTTGTGCCAGATGATAAGCAGAACTTGCAAAGTGATTTGATAGAATGTAAACTAAAGGGCTCGTCGGATTATGTACCCAACAATAGCCAGGGTCTAGTAGGGCAACCCGTACATGCTGATGACTTGCTGTACAGCATAGAAAGCACCAAGACATTGCCTGAGGACATTGGACAATCGCAAGAGACTGAGCCGAGAACTGAGAGCAATGAGGCATTGGTGGAGAATAATCCGAAAGGCCAAGAAACACAAGATAACTTGCATAAAGGATCTACAATAACATTTCATGAGCAAAACAAAAGTAACGGTGAAGCAAAGCCGAGACAAAGCCAACAATCGGGATGTGACGGAAAACCAGAAATAGATTTGCTAAACGGGAAAAGCGGCGACATAAAAAGGGAGGAAACCACTTCAGATAGTCCCGAATTATTGAAATTCAGAGCTccaaataataacaaaaatacgGATCCTTCATTCCCAGATATAACTGAAAAGCAAAATACAGTTCATTCAAAAAAACCTTGTTTGGCAAAGTACGGCATGGACACAACTCAAGCGTCCGAAAAATGTTACGAGCCAAGTTATTGTTATTGGCACAATCTGAAGCACAAAGATGAACTCCTCCAAGACGAGTCCGAAACTCCCAAAGTCAACGCAAACCATTCTATGTCCTGCATAAGCCTGGACAGTCTGGAACGTGCGTGCTCCGATCTGGTGAATGAAATGCACAATGAGGATTTAACATCCATCACCCAGCATGAACCTGACGCTGTAGAACACAAAGGTTTAATGTCCAGAACGCACGGTGAACTTTATACTAGTTTAGCCATTGGCAAGAGCAAAGCTGAAACAAAAAAAAGACCGTACAACTTTGATGACTCGGAGAATGGAAGCATAAAACGGACAAAAACCAGTGACGGCCCGAGCCGGGAACACGAGTCATTACATATTATATCCCCATGTAATGAAAACTTTACAGTGCTGGAGGAGCAAGTGAAAGAGATGTTATGTGCCACCAGATCTATGTCGCCAGATTTAGATGTTGGTGATGACCGTTTGCCTGTGTTTTTAGGGGAGTGCGTGAGGCCTGACTTGTCGTCAGATTCAGACACAGAC